A genome region from Rhinoraja longicauda isolate Sanriku21f chromosome 43, sRhiLon1.1, whole genome shotgun sequence includes the following:
- the LOC144612120 gene encoding zinc-binding protein A33-like: protein MPNCLSPLMKYRCRCGVLAVSAVWLVRHRSLMIFTPRRLTPFAISTSAFYNQLLNICRVGVEAKPQLVVDGHLLLEKFETPFLYNTVLAEASDAIKQVSVTLDVETAGPMLEVSEDRKRVRWTRTRRSLPDTGKRFTDWECVLGSEGFTSGRHYWEVEVAGSERWSLGVAAESVERKGWVTLTPETGVWIIWRGWDDVFVAVTSPRSPLPARPIPGRVGVYLSYESGTVSFYDAATKSHLHTFTGNKFTEKLYPFFGPWDDKVKSSIQSLTKYKSGIQQMEQRQKEKISGVLEQSHNLQSKIKSQFAELHQILTEKEQRGLADIREEEKTILNAMEKNLREIEENLSSIQEELFKLQQQMDQKDNVVFLKSVVDGNLLIEKFETPFLYNTVLAEASDAIKQERKWYTIA, encoded by the exons ATGCCGAATTGCCTCAGTCCACTGATGAAGTACAGGTGTCGGTGTGGCGTCTTGGCTGTGTCTGCAGTGTGGTTGGTCCGCCATagatcgttgatgatatttacgccaaggagACTGACGCCCTtcgccatttccacttcagcgt tttataaccagctgttaaatatttgcagagttgGTGTTGAAGCCAAACCACAGTTGGTGGTAGATGGTCACTTGCTGCTTGAAAAGTTTGAAACTCCTTTTTTGTACAACACGGTATTGGCAGAAGCATCTGATgccatcaagcaag tctccgtcaccctggatgtggaaacagcgggtccgatgctcgaggtgtctgaggatcggaagagggtgagatggacccggacccggaggagtctccctgacaccgggaagaggtttacagactgggagtgtgtgctgggatcggaggggttcacatcggggagacattactgggaggtggaggtggcggggagtgagcgctggagtctgggagtcgccgcagagtctgtggagaggaagggatgggtcacactgaccccggagactggagtctggatcaTCTGGCGGGGGTGGGATGACGTGTTTgttgcagtcacctcccctcgatcccctctccccgcccgtcccatccccgggagggtgggagtttatctcagttacgagtccgggacagtttcattttacgacgcggccaccaagtcccatctccacaccttcactgggaataaattcacggagaaactttatcctttcttcgggccttgggat gataaggtgaaatcttccatccagtctctcacaaaatataaatcagggatccagcaaatggagcagcgacagaaagagaagatttctggagttctg gaacagtcacacaaccttcagtctaagatcaaatcccagtttgctgaactgcaccagattctcactgagaaagagcagcgaggactggcagatatccgggaggaagagaagacgattctaaatgcaatggagaaaaatcttcgagaaattgaagagaatttaagttccattcaggaggaactctttaagttgcagcagcagatggatcaaaaggacaatgtggtgtttctgaag tCGGTGGTAGATGGTAACTTGCTGATTGAAAAGTTTGAAACTCCATTTTTGTACAACACGGTATTGGCAGAAGCATCTGATgccatcaagcaag Agcgaaaatggtacacgatagcatga